A single genomic interval of Monodelphis domestica isolate mMonDom1 chromosome X, mMonDom1.pri, whole genome shotgun sequence harbors:
- the HMGB3 gene encoding high mobility group protein B3 has product MAKGDPKKPKGKMSAYAFFVQTCREEHKKKNPEVPVNFAEFSKKCSERWKTMSGKEKSKFDEMAKADKVRYDREMKDYGPAKGGKKKKDPNAPKRPPSGFFLFCSEFRPKIKSTNPGISIGDVAKKLGEMWNNLSDNEKQPYNNKAAKLKEKYEKDVADYKSKGKFDGAKGAAKAARKKVEEEDEEDEEDEEEEEDEEDDE; this is encoded by the exons ATGGCTAAAGGTGACCCCAAGAAACCGAAGGGCAAGATGTCTGCTTATGCCTTCTTTGTGCAAACTTGCCGGGAAGAGCATAAGAAGAAGAACCCAGAGGTTCCTGTTAACTTCGCAGAATTTTCTAAAAAGTGCTCCGAGAGGTGGAAG ACTATGTCCGGGAAAGAGAAATCCAAGTTTGATGAGATGGCAAAAGCTGATAAGGTACGATATGATAGAGAAATGAAGGACTACGGACCAGCAAAAGGTGGCAAGAAGAAGAAGGATCCTAATGCACCCAAAAGGCCCCC GTCTGGCTTCTTCCTCTTCTGTTCAGAGTTTCGTCCCAAGATCAAGTCTACAAACCCTGGCATATCCattggggatgtggcaaagaagCTTGGTGAAATGTGGAACAATCTCAGTGACAACGAGAAGCAACCTTATAATAATAAGGCAGCCAAACTGAAGGAGAAATATGAGAAG GATGTCGCAGATTATAAGTCGAAAGGGAAGTTCGATGGGGCAAAGGGGGCGGCTAAAGCTGCCCGGAAAAAGGTAGAGGAGGAAGACGAGGAGGACGAGGaagacgaggaggaggaggaggatgaagaagaTGACGAATGA